One genomic segment of Candidatus Obscuribacter sp. includes these proteins:
- a CDS encoding tetratricopeptide repeat protein, with the protein MRVNLAALVIISAIICSGCANFGAGEKARTLNQLLSQEKFEGVIAECNKALQKKPDDAEMLAYRGLAQLKSNKPQLARADLQNAIAIDPDQGWYYCELGDAYLECSQDKEALESYTKADKLLPNSSRTPAILSGMAVAHLHLDDAKQALVTINESLKLEPKQKYSYQTRALAYIDLFEYDKAIADATKSIALDDKNVGVYVTRAEAHFLAGHIEEAITDCHTALALNPKYFRALDMLMAIEIAKGNNQAALKIANELISNDPKIAAAYSDKATCLFIMQDLKEAKTLADKALMIEPDSSRALYISMLLAAKEGNKKRALELAERQKSHQNPMRRTKNTALCLLITGDYQKAIEVLNGALTNEAKAPYIYRLRSYAYQKLNLPDLARADMQKAIEQGYAKISVLERLIASQ; encoded by the coding sequence GTGAGAGTCAACCTTGCAGCACTGGTTATAATTAGCGCAATCATTTGTAGTGGTTGCGCTAATTTTGGCGCTGGGGAAAAGGCTCGTACTCTCAATCAGCTTTTGAGCCAAGAAAAATTTGAAGGTGTTATTGCCGAGTGCAATAAGGCATTGCAAAAAAAACCAGACGATGCCGAAATGCTCGCCTACAGAGGTCTTGCCCAACTAAAATCAAATAAACCACAACTTGCCAGAGCTGACTTACAAAATGCCATCGCAATAGACCCAGATCAAGGTTGGTATTACTGCGAGTTAGGGGACGCCTATTTAGAATGCAGCCAGGATAAAGAAGCACTAGAGTCTTACACAAAAGCCGACAAGTTATTACCCAACTCTTCTCGAACACCAGCCATTCTCTCAGGCATGGCAGTTGCACACCTGCATCTCGATGATGCCAAACAAGCCCTTGTCACAATAAACGAATCACTCAAACTCGAGCCAAAGCAAAAGTACTCCTATCAAACTCGGGCGCTTGCTTACATAGATCTGTTTGAATACGATAAAGCCATTGCTGATGCGACAAAGTCGATAGCACTGGACGACAAAAACGTGGGAGTTTACGTCACGAGAGCCGAAGCACATTTCCTTGCCGGTCATATCGAAGAGGCAATCACTGATTGCCACACCGCACTGGCATTAAACCCCAAGTACTTCCGTGCGCTGGACATGCTCATGGCTATTGAGATTGCTAAAGGCAACAATCAAGCCGCTCTCAAGATTGCCAATGAGCTCATTAGCAATGATCCTAAAATCGCTGCAGCCTACTCAGACAAAGCTACTTGTTTGTTTATCATGCAAGACCTAAAAGAGGCTAAGACACTGGCTGACAAAGCACTGATGATAGAACCAGACAGTAGCAGAGCACTATACATAAGCATGCTACTGGCGGCAAAAGAGGGAAATAAAAAGCGGGCGCTTGAGCTGGCAGAGCGCCAAAAGTCCCATCAAAACCCAATGAGAAGAACAAAAAACACTGCCTTGTGTTTGCTTATCACCGGTGACTATCAAAAGGCGATTGAAGTATTAAACGGTGCCCTTACCAATGAAGCAAAAGCACCGTATATTTATCGCCTGCGCTCTTACGCCTATCAAAAGCTCAACTTGCCGGATCTCGCCAGAGCCGACATGCAAAAGGCTATTGAGCAAGGCTATGCAAAAATAAGCGTACTGGAACGACTGATTGCTAGCCAGTAA
- the mfd gene encoding transcription-repair coupling factor: MLTSNLNLVAKLHQLFIDSPQYAKLLSRTARGSASELNLVGLTDSAKSLVLSVLSHETKRPVVLVVQDNHTGARYHQELGNLSRFPIYLYPSSEVSPYEQVLSSPDNIAAQMELLHQLDSKPQDPIIAVVSSRALTQRVLAPATLRQKSLKLTVGESIDSNAIAKSLTDLGYSREALVTLRGEFSIRGDIIDIYPSYGLPVRIELFGDEIESMRIFNIDSQRSIENSDVTVIPPRWWVVLESDEQTREAFTAKLRTVTEDACAKLPDQASETLKEVMEGDLLALSQGRYPESVEYYAPYIESEFATLLSYLPDNALVVLDEWDSLLAALSSYEERLTGAFNEGLETGRLLPLPRQLHQKASEVGANLKKFQRIFVSTLPLSMDEEAGSSSAMAPIHFDCQPIDRFGNQLGLLAEKLKGWRKDGYHVLICTEQPQRILGILKEWDCPAAYVSSEGADDEETHIALADGDTTAASADKPASGDLLASTLSQLEGGKLEAPKKEKDRIWVCRHGFTHGYKLNDAGLICITDAEMFGVKRKPTVYRRPVIEKNYERFTSVADLKVSDYVVHTKHGIGQFIGVQRISMDSQQREYLTVQYSGEDRLYVPVDQINLLSRYRGAGDSAPRLSRLGGAEWESTKRRVKKSIKQVAEDLVNLYAMRAKQEGYQCPPDTPWQFEMEEAFPYEETPDQWQAIQDVKGDLESDKPMDRLICGDVGFGKTEVAIRGVFKAVMSGKQVAVLVPTTILAQQHFNNMSERFAPYPVKVGLLSRFRTAKEQREVAKRLSTGECDVVIGTHRMLQKDIAFKDLGLVVIDEEQRFGVAHKERLKQLRVMVDVMTMSATPIPRTLYMALSGARDMSIIDTPPTNRAPIKTFVGEYKLPLVRTAILHEMERGGQIYFVHNRVENIEQIAYEVKQLVPEARIAIGHGQMGERDLENVMLSFLSHEFDVLVCTTIIESGLDIPNVNTIIINDADKLGLAQMYQLRGRVGRSEVQAYAYCLYKPSKVLSEQAQGRLKAIREFTSLGSGYQIALRDMEIRGVGNILGSEQHGHMISVGFDLYCKLLEESVAELKGEAVQQEADTAVDINVTAFIPESYIQDNEQRLVEYKRLADVRTERELVMLISEWKDRFGNIPKETEQLVKVVKLRLLAAGANVQSIKPDMQGMRLYVPFRLQQWMPVQARLPKHLATRTTYKPGIAGGQGSSPYILVKAQGDLPEDQLSLLEELLQAMVASHEMNTSQRN; encoded by the coding sequence ATGCTCACTAGCAATCTTAATTTGGTGGCAAAGCTCCATCAGCTCTTTATAGATAGCCCCCAATATGCCAAATTGCTATCGCGCACGGCTAGAGGCAGCGCATCTGAGCTCAATCTTGTCGGACTGACAGACTCGGCTAAATCTCTCGTATTGTCTGTTTTGTCTCACGAAACCAAACGCCCCGTGGTACTGGTCGTACAAGACAACCATACCGGAGCAAGATATCACCAGGAACTGGGCAACTTAAGCCGCTTCCCTATCTATCTCTATCCATCAAGCGAAGTCTCACCTTACGAGCAAGTATTATCCAGCCCGGACAATATCGCCGCCCAGATGGAGCTTTTGCATCAACTAGACAGCAAACCACAAGACCCTATTATCGCTGTAGTCAGCTCAAGAGCCCTGACTCAAAGAGTATTGGCACCAGCCACACTGCGTCAAAAATCGCTCAAATTGACAGTGGGCGAGTCAATTGATAGTAACGCCATCGCCAAGTCTCTGACCGATTTGGGTTATAGCAGAGAAGCACTGGTCACTTTGCGCGGCGAGTTTAGCATCAGGGGCGATATCATCGATATTTACCCATCTTATGGACTGCCAGTCCGTATCGAACTTTTTGGCGACGAAATCGAGTCGATGCGTATCTTTAATATCGACTCTCAGCGCTCCATCGAAAACAGTGATGTTACAGTGATACCACCCAGATGGTGGGTGGTGCTCGAGAGCGACGAACAAACCCGCGAGGCATTTACAGCCAAGTTGCGCACAGTAACCGAAGACGCCTGCGCCAAACTGCCGGATCAAGCTAGCGAAACACTCAAAGAAGTGATGGAAGGCGACCTCCTGGCACTCAGTCAGGGACGCTATCCCGAATCAGTCGAATATTATGCACCATATATAGAGTCTGAATTTGCCACGCTCTTAAGCTATCTACCAGACAACGCCCTGGTCGTTTTGGATGAATGGGACAGCTTGTTAGCAGCCTTAAGCTCCTACGAAGAACGTCTCACTGGGGCTTTTAATGAAGGTCTGGAAACAGGCAGATTGCTACCGCTCCCTCGCCAGTTGCACCAGAAGGCATCTGAAGTTGGCGCCAATCTCAAGAAATTTCAACGCATCTTTGTTTCCACATTGCCTCTATCGATGGACGAAGAAGCGGGCTCTTCGTCTGCCATGGCACCAATACACTTTGATTGCCAACCTATAGACAGATTTGGTAATCAACTCGGCCTGCTTGCCGAAAAACTCAAAGGTTGGCGCAAAGATGGCTACCACGTACTAATCTGTACCGAACAACCACAGCGTATCCTCGGCATCCTCAAAGAATGGGATTGCCCGGCCGCTTATGTTTCTAGCGAAGGGGCAGACGATGAGGAGACTCACATTGCCCTGGCTGATGGTGATACCACAGCTGCCAGTGCAGATAAACCAGCCAGTGGTGATTTGCTAGCAAGCACTCTCAGTCAGCTAGAGGGCGGCAAGCTCGAAGCACCTAAAAAAGAAAAAGACAGAATCTGGGTCTGTCGTCATGGCTTTACCCATGGCTACAAGCTCAATGACGCTGGACTGATTTGTATCACCGACGCTGAAATGTTTGGTGTCAAGCGTAAACCGACTGTTTACCGTCGTCCAGTCATAGAAAAGAACTACGAACGTTTTACCAGCGTAGCTGATCTCAAAGTCAGTGACTATGTAGTCCACACCAAACACGGTATCGGTCAATTTATCGGGGTGCAACGCATCTCGATGGACAGCCAGCAAAGAGAATATCTAACGGTCCAGTACAGTGGCGAAGATAGACTCTATGTGCCAGTTGACCAGATAAACTTGCTCAGTCGTTATCGCGGCGCTGGAGACAGCGCACCACGGCTATCGAGACTGGGCGGTGCTGAGTGGGAATCCACAAAACGCCGGGTCAAAAAATCAATCAAACAAGTGGCAGAAGACCTGGTCAATCTCTATGCCATGCGCGCCAAGCAGGAAGGCTACCAGTGCCCACCTGATACACCGTGGCAGTTTGAAATGGAAGAAGCCTTTCCCTACGAAGAAACACCAGACCAGTGGCAAGCTATTCAGGACGTCAAAGGCGATCTGGAATCAGATAAACCTATGGACCGCCTCATTTGCGGAGACGTCGGCTTTGGTAAAACAGAAGTCGCTATCCGCGGTGTATTCAAAGCCGTTATGTCCGGCAAACAAGTAGCGGTGCTTGTACCTACAACAATTCTGGCGCAACAACACTTTAACAATATGAGTGAGCGCTTTGCTCCATATCCTGTCAAAGTGGGACTTTTGAGCAGATTTCGCACAGCCAAAGAACAAAGAGAAGTAGCCAAACGTCTCTCCACCGGCGAATGTGATGTGGTGATAGGCACCCACCGCATGCTGCAAAAAGATATCGCCTTTAAGGATTTAGGACTGGTCGTCATAGACGAAGAACAGCGCTTTGGTGTCGCTCACAAAGAGCGCCTTAAACAGTTGCGTGTGATGGTGGATGTGATGACCATGTCAGCCACACCTATTCCACGTACTTTATATATGGCCTTATCCGGTGCGCGCGATATGTCTATTATCGACACACCTCCCACAAACCGTGCTCCCATTAAGACTTTTGTGGGCGAATACAAACTACCTCTAGTGCGCACCGCTATCTTGCACGAGATGGAGCGTGGTGGACAGATATACTTTGTCCACAATAGAGTCGAAAACATCGAGCAAATCGCCTATGAAGTCAAACAACTGGTACCGGAAGCGCGCATAGCGATAGGTCACGGACAGATGGGCGAGCGCGATCTCGAAAACGTCATGCTCTCCTTTTTGTCCCATGAATTTGATGTACTGGTCTGCACCACGATTATCGAGTCTGGTCTAGACATACCTAACGTCAATACCATCATCATCAATGATGCCGACAAACTAGGTCTGGCTCAGATGTATCAGCTCAGAGGTCGGGTCGGCCGCTCCGAAGTACAGGCTTATGCTTACTGTCTCTACAAACCATCCAAAGTCCTCTCCGAACAAGCTCAGGGCAGACTCAAAGCCATCCGTGAATTTACATCGCTGGGCTCAGGCTACCAAATCGCCCTGAGAGATATGGAAATAAGAGGAGTCGGCAACATCCTCGGTAGCGAGCAGCATGGACATATGATCTCTGTGGGCTTTGACCTCTATTGCAAGCTGCTTGAAGAGTCAGTAGCTGAGCTTAAAGGTGAAGCAGTACAACAAGAAGCTGATACCGCCGTTGATATCAACGTCACAGCCTTTATCCCCGAGAGCTATATCCAGGATAACGAACAAAGACTGGTCGAGTACAAGCGACTGGCTGATGTCCGCACCGAACGCGAACTGGTCATGCTTATATCTGAATGGAAAGACAGATTTGGCAACATACCAAAAGAAACCGAGCAACTGGTCAAAGTTGTAAAACTGAGACTGCTTGCTGCCGGAGCCAATGTCCAGTCGATCAAGCCAGACATGCAAGGCATGAGACTCTATGTGCCATTCCGCTTGCAGCAGTGGATGCCAGTGCAGGCCAGACTGCCCAAGCATCTTGCTACTCGTACCACCTACAAACCTGGTATCGCCGGCGGTCAGGGCTCCAGTCCTTATATCCTGGTCAAAGCGCAGGGAGACCTGCCCGAAGATCAACTCAGTCTCTTAGAAGAACTATTGCAAGCAATGGTGGCAAGCCACGAGATGAACACAAGTCAGCGTAACTAA
- a CDS encoding serine hydrolase — protein sequence MIARASGKRYLEMVEETILAPLQMRNTATTVLLAPTGMVAQGYTDNLGKGPLRPVVYKSPAVLICCWHVS from the coding sequence GTGATTGCCAGAGCATCAGGCAAGCGCTATCTGGAAATGGTAGAAGAAACAATCTTAGCTCCGCTACAAATGAGAAACACAGCCACTACAGTGCTGCTTGCTCCAACCGGCATGGTGGCGCAGGGTTATACAGATAATCTGGGCAAAGGGCCACTGCGTCCAGTTGTCTACAAAAGTCCAGCGGTCCTCATTTGCTGCTGGCATGTTAGCTAG
- a CDS encoding diguanylate cyclase, producing MMLVVVDSLRRSDATMTAAQSKELLAAVSSVVSKFARPVDVICRYGHDQFLLSLPRMAVSEAEKVAEHIKSGINGALLNVASKQKQANHGKPFDEAQAGVAGQPLSASIGVACMSEDGKCFDELLAVCHDLVSQAQSIGGNVVKVRKKS from the coding sequence TTGATGCTTGTGGTGGTGGATTCGCTCAGGCGTAGTGATGCCACAATGACTGCCGCTCAGTCAAAAGAGCTTTTGGCAGCGGTATCATCCGTAGTGTCTAAATTTGCTCGTCCTGTAGACGTTATTTGCCGCTATGGACATGACCAATTTTTGCTTTCTTTGCCTCGTATGGCAGTATCAGAAGCCGAAAAAGTTGCCGAACATATCAAATCTGGCATCAATGGCGCTCTATTAAATGTCGCCTCCAAGCAGAAGCAAGCCAATCACGGCAAGCCCTTTGATGAAGCGCAAGCAGGGGTAGCCGGGCAACCGCTCTCAGCCAGTATTGGTGTGGCTTGTATGAGCGAGGATGGTAAATGCTTTGATGAGCTTTTGGCCGTATGTCACGACCTTGTCAGTCAGGCTCAGAGCATTGGTGGCAATGTTGTTAAGGTGCGCAAGAAATCTTGA
- a CDS encoding ribose-phosphate pyrophosphokinase → MSGAKLDLKILSGTANPELAREVAEHLGLTLTPLRISPFSDGEIYVQLQESVRGVDCFVIQPTCSPVNENLMELLILLDALKRASAGRITVVMPYYGYGRQDRKAAGREAITAKLIADLLTTSGAQRVVALDLHAPQIMGFFNILVDHLYASPVLLDHIRSLNLKDIVLVSPDVGGVSRTRAFAKKLDDAPIAIIDKRRTKHNVAEVMSVVGDVEGKTAIMVDDMVDTAGTLVKGAELLIKEGAKQVYACATHAVLSGPANERLDKSPIEKLIVTNSIPHDTANVSNKIVQLSVAKLLGEAIWRIHDDSSVSEMFE, encoded by the coding sequence ATGTCGGGAGCTAAGCTCGATCTTAAGATCCTTTCTGGTACAGCCAATCCAGAGTTGGCTAGAGAGGTCGCCGAGCACCTTGGCTTGACCTTGACCCCTCTGCGTATTTCGCCTTTTAGTGACGGCGAGATTTATGTACAACTGCAAGAGAGCGTGCGCGGTGTTGATTGTTTTGTAATCCAGCCCACCTGCTCGCCAGTCAACGAAAATTTGATGGAGCTCTTGATTTTGCTTGATGCTCTCAAGCGTGCATCAGCTGGACGTATCACTGTTGTGATGCCCTACTACGGTTACGGACGTCAGGACCGTAAAGCCGCTGGTCGGGAAGCGATTACCGCTAAATTGATTGCCGATTTGCTCACTACATCAGGGGCCCAGAGAGTGGTTGCTCTGGATTTGCACGCTCCTCAAATCATGGGATTTTTTAATATCCTGGTGGATCACCTTTACGCCAGTCCTGTACTTCTGGACCACATCCGTTCTCTCAACCTAAAAGACATCGTCCTGGTCAGCCCTGACGTCGGCGGTGTGTCTCGCACCAGAGCATTTGCCAAAAAGCTCGACGATGCTCCTATCGCTATCATCGACAAACGTCGCACCAAGCACAATGTGGCTGAAGTGATGAGTGTCGTTGGTGATGTCGAGGGTAAGACCGCCATTATGGTGGACGACATGGTTGATACCGCTGGTACCCTCGTTAAGGGTGCTGAGCTATTGATCAAAGAAGGCGCAAAGCAGGTCTATGCTTGTGCCACCCACGCTGTGCTTTCTGGTCCTGCCAATGAGCGTCTAGACAAGTCACCCATCGAAAAGCTAATAGTCACCAATTCAATTCCACACGACACTGCCAATGTTTCCAATAAAATAGTGCAGTTGTCTGTCGCTAAGCTACTTGGTGAGGCAATCTGGCGTATCCACGATGACAGCTCTGTCAGCGAGATGTTTGAATGA
- a CDS encoding beta-lactamase family protein: MPGYTIAIIKNGQVVFQKCYGYADLERRIPVTDNTVFGLASVTKSFTGLTLLSLVDRGLVGLDDPLQKYVNGLTRPYRDLTIRQLASMAAGVPAKLDKEIEWKNQLDSLVHTPLASEPGSQFSIQIIVTDCLAQ, translated from the coding sequence ATTCCAGGCTACACCATAGCAATCATAAAAAATGGACAGGTAGTCTTCCAAAAATGCTACGGCTATGCCGACTTAGAGCGGCGCATCCCGGTAACCGACAATACTGTATTTGGTCTGGCTAGTGTGACCAAAAGTTTTACTGGTTTAACACTTTTGTCTCTTGTGGACAGAGGGTTAGTTGGACTGGATGATCCACTGCAAAAATATGTTAATGGCTTGACCAGACCCTATCGCGATTTGACAATTAGACAACTGGCGTCGATGGCGGCAGGAGTGCCAGCCAAACTAGACAAAGAAATTGAATGGAAAAACCAGCTAGACAGCCTGGTGCATACACCACTGGCTTCTGAGCCAGGCTCACAATTCTCTATTCAAATTATAGTTACAGATTGCTTGGCTCAGTGA
- a CDS encoding tetratricopeptide repeat protein, producing the protein MVSASLGGSMVQAQGGSKEDARRYLAKGSELLRQNKNDEALRAFEAAVRIDPKLPAAYNNIGRIYADRENSEKAIYYFKRAIGIEPLYEPALSNLGLVLYSTGKPEDAIHPWRLCLTTGDKDSPTMHYYLANALRDVGNKADKNDKDSFLREARDHYATAIKLSPDFAAAYSGLSVVDLSEGRLDDAKSHVETAIKLKPNSAFSYYHLGLIEERLGNKAAAIKAFEKSNKYETIAKYQQETISRINRLKGAPAPVVAMAPDVDDNLSQLRARGQDALKKHNWDVAVKSFDTLVRSGQGNDPIILNNLGYALAGAGQPAKAVEYYRKALLLKNNVFMEAQFNLGMALRRLGDNNGAGEAFSRSIENAAQVKKTNPVAQNMLGIILRERGDYKGASNAFRKAILQSGGELPVANFNLGVLLEREEQTRDAVREYKTYLKLAPKGENAKSAKERLLRLTGSPY; encoded by the coding sequence ATGGTTTCAGCAAGCCTGGGTGGGTCCATGGTCCAGGCGCAGGGCGGTAGTAAAGAGGATGCCCGGAGGTATCTTGCCAAAGGCTCAGAGCTTTTGCGCCAAAATAAAAATGATGAAGCCCTCAGGGCTTTTGAAGCGGCAGTGAGGATAGATCCCAAATTACCGGCTGCTTACAATAATATCGGGCGAATTTATGCCGACCGCGAAAACAGCGAAAAGGCAATCTATTATTTTAAAAGAGCTATAGGTATAGAGCCTTTGTATGAGCCAGCGCTCTCCAATCTGGGGCTGGTGCTCTATTCCACTGGCAAACCCGAAGATGCCATACATCCCTGGCGGCTTTGTCTTACAACGGGCGACAAAGATAGCCCCACTATGCATTATTACCTGGCTAATGCCTTGCGTGATGTAGGCAATAAAGCCGATAAAAACGACAAAGACAGCTTTTTGAGAGAAGCCCGGGATCACTATGCCACGGCTATTAAGTTGAGCCCCGACTTTGCCGCTGCCTATAGCGGCTTATCGGTGGTTGACCTTAGCGAAGGACGTCTTGATGATGCTAAAAGTCACGTTGAAACCGCTATCAAACTCAAGCCCAATAGTGCATTTAGTTACTATCACCTCGGTCTAATTGAGGAGCGTCTCGGTAATAAAGCCGCTGCCATCAAGGCTTTTGAAAAGTCCAACAAATACGAGACCATAGCCAAATACCAGCAAGAGACAATAAGTCGTATTAACAGGCTCAAAGGCGCTCCGGCTCCAGTCGTAGCTATGGCGCCAGATGTGGACGATAATCTCAGTCAATTGCGGGCACGCGGTCAGGATGCACTCAAAAAACATAACTGGGATGTGGCTGTCAAAAGTTTTGACACTCTTGTCAGATCCGGTCAGGGTAATGATCCTATTATTCTCAATAATCTGGGCTATGCCCTTGCTGGTGCTGGTCAGCCCGCTAAGGCTGTGGAATATTACCGCAAGGCTTTGTTATTAAAAAACAATGTCTTTATGGAAGCACAATTTAACCTGGGTATGGCGCTGCGCCGGTTGGGTGACAATAACGGGGCTGGCGAGGCATTTAGCCGCTCAATAGAAAACGCTGCTCAAGTCAAAAAGACCAATCCAGTGGCGCAAAATATGCTGGGCATCATTTTGCGAGAGCGGGGCGACTATAAAGGTGCAAGCAATGCTTTTCGCAAAGCGATTTTGCAGTCAGGTGGTGAATTGCCTGTGGCCAACTTTAACCTCGGCGTCCTTTTGGAGCGTGAAGAGCAAACAAGAGACGCAGTGCGCGAGTATAAGACCTATCTAAAATTGGCCCCCAAAGGCGAAAACGCTAAATCAGCAAAAGAGCGTTTATTGAGGCTGACAGGCTCTCCCTATTAA
- a CDS encoding tetratricopeptide repeat protein, whose amino-acid sequence MKEFRLNPVSIAALSLTLATVVFVQGASAKTVKTTKVVTETKTTGSGKVNTAAYQALKQGVALLGQHKGQEAEAKFNEAIKLQPDYARAYANRANIHMMRKHYRAAIADCDKAISHDPKLTMAYVNRSWAENALNMHVKAAEDASKAIELSPKTAIAYVNRSHALNQGGKHKEALADANKALELSPKLAIGLVNRAHSYVMLGEYKKAIEDCDAAIEISPNLARAYVNRGRALRHLGQYEKALVDLNKAISIDDTLGSAYFNRAEAYQKLAETDLKDAKKLGYTAVTEGTVKSTH is encoded by the coding sequence TTGAAGGAATTTAGACTTAATCCGGTGTCTATTGCAGCATTGAGTTTGACTCTTGCCACCGTCGTTTTTGTACAAGGGGCAAGTGCCAAAACAGTCAAGACAACCAAAGTCGTGACTGAGACTAAAACCACCGGTAGTGGCAAAGTAAATACGGCAGCCTACCAGGCTCTCAAGCAAGGCGTTGCCCTTTTAGGTCAGCACAAAGGACAAGAAGCCGAAGCCAAGTTTAACGAAGCAATCAAATTGCAACCAGACTATGCCAGAGCCTACGCCAACCGCGCCAATATCCATATGATGCGCAAACATTACAGAGCAGCCATAGCAGATTGCGACAAAGCAATCAGTCACGACCCTAAATTGACAATGGCTTATGTCAACCGCAGCTGGGCCGAAAACGCCCTCAACATGCATGTCAAAGCAGCTGAAGACGCCAGCAAAGCGATTGAACTATCACCTAAAACGGCTATTGCTTATGTCAACCGTTCCCACGCTCTCAATCAAGGTGGCAAACACAAAGAAGCACTCGCCGATGCTAACAAAGCCCTTGAGCTGAGCCCCAAACTGGCAATCGGCTTGGTAAACAGAGCACACTCTTATGTAATGCTGGGCGAATACAAAAAAGCTATCGAAGACTGTGATGCTGCTATCGAAATCTCACCAAATCTAGCCCGTGCTTATGTCAACCGTGGTCGTGCTTTGAGACACCTGGGTCAATACGAAAAGGCGCTGGTGGACTTAAATAAAGCAATCAGTATCGATGACACCCTCGGTAGTGCCTACTTTAACCGGGCCGAAGCCTATCAAAAGCTGGCTGAGACCGATTTGAAAGATGCTAAAAAGCTGGGCTACACAGCCGTTACCGAAGGCACCGTCAAAAGCACTCACTAA
- a CDS encoding peptidylprolyl isomerase, with protein sequence MTNDRQTAQNNGSLIIKSTPKALALHLVPLALSLILAGCSNTTETAKTPDKNPDKATSGAPDTTKAASTSTGTDVEGAKTTTDTDSATTTPVSSDLSQVSAQTLSKLPDSLVICMVDNAPVTVAQFKREYREAIVSLQTVLTLQPQQVQQFVAQAKANKIELTAEEKARLLETAKKPQALDGKSLDAYLKDKNLTKAQFDNQVMNLGLAFKTGAAIIEQQLLTELINRELIMAEAKKLGYYRPAYNRYLKIKETPRFKKALESAEQTPEEVKEDLVQGEMMRMVLEKIAKESGMSDQKLFDFYQKNKAQFKHGEKIRLAHIIIAFPSVDTPPLESVKSQLKKQNPKLSDTEIEQEVLVVKQQKIRLAQELIDRAKKGEDFKSLADNYTEDMQARQAKNGGELGYIDVTAGESIGKDQKALLEAVKSLKTGEVASKPIETIFGYHVVRVLDKKTAGTFTFEELKEPLQQQFIAQHMDKIKNDWLLKRRKEAQIKVTDEFKAAINKTASQTQPNVK encoded by the coding sequence ATGACAAACGACAGGCAAACAGCACAAAACAATGGCAGCCTCATCATAAAGTCCACTCCTAAAGCACTGGCACTGCACCTTGTGCCACTGGCATTGAGCCTGATTTTGGCTGGCTGCTCAAATACAACTGAGACAGCAAAAACTCCAGACAAAAATCCAGATAAAGCCACAAGTGGAGCACCTGACACCACAAAAGCGGCCAGCACAAGTACTGGCACTGACGTAGAGGGGGCAAAGACCACCACTGATACAGATAGTGCTACCACCACGCCAGTCAGTAGCGACCTCAGTCAGGTCAGCGCACAGACTCTCTCTAAATTGCCGGACAGCCTCGTTATCTGCATGGTCGACAATGCACCAGTCACGGTGGCACAGTTTAAACGCGAATACCGTGAAGCAATAGTCTCATTGCAAACTGTTTTGACACTGCAACCACAACAAGTACAACAGTTTGTAGCGCAGGCAAAAGCTAACAAAATAGAGCTTACTGCCGAAGAAAAAGCCAGATTGTTAGAAACAGCCAAAAAGCCGCAAGCTCTCGATGGCAAAAGTCTAGATGCTTATCTCAAAGATAAAAACCTGACTAAAGCTCAATTTGACAATCAAGTAATGAATCTTGGACTGGCTTTTAAGACAGGCGCCGCCATCATCGAACAACAGCTTTTGACCGAGCTTATCAACCGTGAACTAATCATGGCAGAAGCTAAAAAGCTGGGTTATTACCGCCCTGCTTACAACCGCTATCTCAAAATCAAAGAGACACCGAGATTTAAAAAAGCACTGGAATCAGCTGAACAGACTCCAGAAGAAGTAAAAGAAGATCTGGTCCAGGGCGAAATGATGCGCATGGTGCTAGAAAAGATAGCCAAAGAAAGCGGTATGAGCGATCAAAAGCTGTTTGACTTTTATCAAAAAAACAAAGCTCAGTTCAAACACGGCGAAAAAATCAGACTGGCTCATATCATCATCGCCTTTCCATCTGTTGATACACCACCGCTGGAGAGTGTCAAAAGTCAGCTAAAGAAACAAAATCCAAAATTGAGCGATACTGAAATCGAGCAAGAAGTGCTTGTGGTCAAACAGCAAAAAATACGTCTGGCTCAGGAGTTAATCGACAGAGCTAAAAAAGGTGAGGACTTCAAGAGCCTGGCTGACAACTACACCGAAGACATGCAAGCCAGACAGGCAAAAAACGGAGGCGAACTTGGCTATATAGATGTCACTGCTGGCGAATCTATCGGCAAAGATCAAAAGGCACTCTTAGAAGCAGTCAAATCACTTAAAACTGGTGAAGTGGCAAGTAAACCAATTGAGACTATATTTGGTTATCACGTAGTCAGGGTACTGGATAAGAAGACAGCTGGCACCTTTACCTTTGAGGAACTAAAAGAACCTTTGCAACAGCAGTTTATCGCTCAACATATGGATAAAATCAAAAACGACTGGCTTCTCAAGCGCCGCAAAGAAGCTCAGATTAAAGTCACCGATGAGTTTAAGGCAGCTATTAATAAAACAGCCAGCCAAACTCAACCAAATGTCAAATAG